The region TAGTGGAACCTATCTTCATTGTCACAACCCTAGGTGCCATGTTCAATTGTGCTTGCTAGTTGTCGTTCacatatgtttatttttcttgtctaCCAGCAACTCATGTGTTATATTGCTGACTTGCTGTCATCCACTGCATGTAAAACAGTTTATTTCGGAATTCATATTGCTGCTCACACCTGCATAACTAACATGGAGagaaatgatgatataaatctATGGCTAAAGTATTATACCAATTTGCAACTCAGGAATTCCCTGCATCAGTCATGGACATGTTGAGTTGCGTATGCATTTTCCTGATATTGGTTGGTCACTTGAAAATAGTCGGATCTTAATTTTTCACTGCCATGCAGaataatgggtttttttatgcGAGTTTCATGTTCATTGGTCCAATATTCCCTGTCCTTGTTGGAAACATGCACCCATGGTTGGTTGGGTTTCGTTGGTCTATCAGAGTTATCTCCCTGAACTCTTGTTGGCTTGTTGCTTCCTTCATAGGCCTTGCTCGCATTACCTATAATTGGGTTTGGGATAACTTGTTTTTATCCTGCTGCTTGTCCAAGTATGATGCTAGTCAAGCCACCTCCTCTTGCAATGACATGGGGCTTCAGAGGCTCTGTCCTGCTGGCAACCTGTAATcgaaaatctaaattttaagtATATGCACAATTTTTCAAACATGTTCCTGCTACACATGGTGGCGTCATTAATTTGTAGTGTATCACATTTGCTCTCTTCAGTATGTTGATTTTGTTACcgatttgttgtttcttttgcCTTTCAGATTGGAGCGAAAGTGGGTTGAAGTTACAGTTGATACCCAGTTGCATGCACTCATTGAGGCTGTGAAACAAGGATTTAGATCTGACATGTTAGATTATGGGGCTGGTGTGAGTAGAACTATGGTTTTTGCAAACACTGTTGAGGCTGTTGAAGCAGTGGCTAAGATATTGGGTAAAGCAGGAATTGAGTGTTTTCGTTACCATAAGGACAGCTCTTTGGAGGAACGTGCAAAGACATTGGTTGATTTCCGAGAAAAAGGTGGAGTTTTTGTGTGCACTGATGCTGCTGCACGTGGAGTCGACATTCCGGATGTCTCACATGTTATTCAGGTTCTTCTTCCAATCAATTACTTGTTACTTGTATCTATTTCttacatttttatattgatcACATTCATTATTCTCTTCAAGACTCGTAGGATTGAATAGTTTTCTTATATTGATCACATTCATTATTCTCTTCAAGACTAGGATTGAATAGTTTTCTCAGCCTCATCAAGGACTTCTACTTTTGTGGCTTTGCAAAAGTTTTTTCAGTCAATATTCAGTGGAAAGTCACATCattttagtttctttctttGTGGAGGATGTCTCATTCTTCTTATTGTGCTTGTGACTTGTtccttttttaatcaatttctcttttctttttataaaaaatggtCATGATAGCAGGAAATCCTGGCAATgtttggtattaaaaaaaagtgaaataaaattgtaaactATAGTGAAAAAACAATCGCAgacataaaattaacaaaaacatacCACTGCCCATGGAAACAAGAGATATTCTCATCTCATTGATAGTATCAAACATGTAGTGCAACTTACAGGTAGCCATAATGGAAGAATTCGCAACCGTTGGAGTTCTATTGGTGTTTGGATTACGGGAAGGGAGACTGAGATATTCCAcaagattgaaaattaaaaaacggGATGCAATTTTTAGGAGATAATTATCACAGAGAAATATCATTTTCCAGagtttccctttaatttttttttcttaggatgTGTCTTCTCTAGTTTTGAGATGATAAAGTTAAATGCCTAACCAGTGGTTAGTTCTCCTATAGAACACCCTGTTACATTTATCAGACTTGGCATTAGTTGAATTGAGTTAATCAGATTACAGCTTCATTTGCTTGAAATCACAGTGCATAAGCCGTACATTTGAAGCTAACTGTGGTTGTAATTGGTACATTCCAGGCAGACTTTGCCACCTCTGCTGTAGATTTCTTGCATAGAGTTGGTCGCACAGCCCGGGCTGGTCAACATGGACTTGTCACTAGCCTGTATACTGAATCCAACCGGGATCTTGTTGATGCTATTCGTCAAGCAGAGAAACTGGGTCAGCCTGTGGTAATTGTCAAATCATGCACTTCTGGTTCAAGTAGTTTACCAGCTTAACCATTCTAATATTCCCCATGCTTAGTTAAAAgcaacaatcttttctttgctCACTCCTCCTCCCTCTTTTTTGAGGGATGAGGATGCAACACCCTGGGCTACTGCTCTGCAATAACTTAGTGGTCATTTGCTGATTTAAGTGCAAGTCGCCATTCTGATCCATGAGGAATACTGATTAATCAACAAAAATCAGCGCTGGAGTCCTAGTGCCTGAAttaatttctgtatttttttctcaGTTGCGCATTTTTATCTTcctaatttcatgtttttgaaTGGCTGCAGGAGACTGCTTTTAGCCGGAAAAGGAGCTTCAGAAACAAACTTAAGAAGAGAGGTAGGTTATTTGTTTAATGCCGTTTTATTTTAGCGCAAGGGAAGGGAACAAACTGAGATTTCTAAATCGGTCTCCATTTTGGTACCCGGGAagaaaacattcaaaaccaTGCAAGATTCCCAATCCTCTTATATTTACAGGGGAAGGAGATTGATTTGAGAATTGCCAAGGCAAAGAATTTGCCTGGCCCTTGGTTAACCAAACCATGCCCATAAAAGCTTCCTTGATGAAGTGGAAAATCAACCTGTTATTTTCTTGGTAATTAAAGAGCAACAAACTCAATAGTTTCAACTCTAAATCATAAATGACTTCCTTGAAATCCTTCCCTGGATGGAAACGTTGAATCTATTATCCTCTTATGAAAAAACCTTTTCATTTGCTGAGGTGCTTTCAGAGGTCAAATCTCCAAAGGAGCTTGTGATCTAGCAAACCTCCAtccaattttatatttaacctGAGGATATTTCTTTGTTATGGATTAATTAACAATGCCCAGTACCAGCTGGTATGGTGCAGTTTGATTGTCATAAAATTTCAAACTGATTGTCATTGTGCTATTTTATCAGGTTTTAGCAAATTGATAGACAAATCGACTGCTGCATTGACGAGTGCTTAAGGAACTAGAAGCAGATACCCTAAtcagtttgtttttcttcaattagtTACCTTTAATTATCATAATACCCATGTAAATGTATTCTTGGTTGAATTACATTGATTATGTCTCTCACTTTGTCTTAAGCAGCcctttccatgatcagttcatTGATTGTATACCAAAATCTTCATAGCCTCTGCACTTTGTTGCTTAGCTGTAGCAAGTTTACCGTGCAGATAAACTTCTTTCCTCTTTGGTACAGGAAAGGGTTCCAAGGCCCAGCAGCCAAAACTCTTTAACATGGAATTCCagctatcaaaaaaaaaaaaaaaaaaaaccctctgcATTGTCTCTAGAATTACACTTTTCCCTTTGAAATTTAGGGCTGCCGCTGCCCGCTGGTGTGTTATTCTGCGATGCCCCCCTCCTCAGCCAAGTTTTTAGGATGTGCTCTATCCGTGGGGAGTGAAGCTGTAACACCACCAGCCATAATCACATCTTGCCCCCCTCTcattctttcatgtttttctttgccCAAGAATTCGTTTTTATGTACTTTCAAGTCCCTCTATtcttaaaagattttattttaatttgttccatcctttttatcattatttttttaattcatcttatttatggatcaattttttttttatttcacgaAAAGATTAATGGCTTCATCTACTTGGTGAacaaattgataaattaatcaTCTCCTCACCATGATATTTTTGCTAGACAAATGAAAATCTAAGGGCATGTGACGGCATGCTTTGCCACGGCATCAAGGAGTTGATGGATCTAGGGTTCTTGGCTTGGAATGCCACCAAGGAAGAAGTTTCTCCATACTTTTGCGGGTTTAATAACAGCGGGTGTATTTGCGTGAGAaattttattgtgttaaaaactaattatattggttatttattaaaatttattttgaagaaaaagataaacaagtAGGAGAGAAATCTTAgatcaaagtatttttattatttttttataaattataaattttattctctcattatatctgtatttttttcaaagtaaaatttATGGAGTATTAATAAGATATTACAGGCTATTCTCAATacaccataaaatatttttgtatttgtggtatctagttttattaaaaatatttttttagctttaatttgAAGAATTGAGTCTTTATGGTTTGCTTCTTTAAGCCATAGATATTAATAGATAATTGGTATGTTATGTTGTAGGttggatcaattttttatattaaaaaaatatcttagcatgttaatattttttctagttgaaaaaaaatctaaattatatggaaattgatttgatataacTCAGTTGGCCTTGACAATTCAAAAGCAGCCTGAATGACCGATAAACATAATTCGactaaaaatcaatatttaagatagattttttaataaacactgacacaaaaatattttggatcgatttaggttaacctgtcaatctATATATTAAGTCATGGGATCatcatgataaccctatagaaaataaattataaaatttaattctcaataaactcaatattgaaggataaaactgaaaaaaaaatcaataaaaaaaaataatctaagttaactcgggttaacttgtcaaacccacaACCtaatgagatcatgataacacaatacaaagcaaaataaaaaaaataaatatgaagctcaattctcaattaactcggtgttgaaaaataaaattgaaaaaaaatatcaattaaaaaaacaccaaaaataactcaagtcaaccaGGGTTAACTTGTCATACTTGTAACCTAAGACATGAGATGAGGATAATCTTATAGTTtgcatatcaaaacaaattatgaggcttaattctcaatcaatctaatattaatggatgaaattaaaaaaaaatcaattataaaaattaaaaaaaaaactcgagtcgaCCAAATTAACCGGTTAAATTTTCGATGaacattgttaatattttttatgttgtatttgttaatatttttatgcattCCTCAgaagttttataaaaataataaattgaaaatcatagctatgaaaaaaaaacatatttacttTGTCAATTGTGTTTCATCAATAAATCCATGGCTTTTATCTTCATTTAGACCATCTTTTAATTTACAAGACTCAAATCATCACAATAGTATTTACTAATTAGTTTGCGATAAgagaaattaatcaaattttatttatttttttatttttaaaataaaatagaaaatttggCTAGCGTGAAAAGTTGTGAAAAGGAAATCCCAAGTGTATTATATTATGTTGTAAAATTCCTCAATTGGGTAAGTTTGGTTGAGATTTTGGAAAATTCTAATTTAGGAttaggatataaaaaaagagtgaaagaatatctatttttcattttatctcttttaaCTGTTTTTTCACTAATCATTATATttgtctcttttttcttttcttaatataCATTTTGCTAAGAAACCGAaccctgtttgtttttacattttaaaaacgtttttgaaaagtattgatttttttaactttaaattaatattttttggtgtttttagatcattttgatgcactaatatcaaaattaatttttaaaaaataaaaaaaaatattattttgatatatttctaagtgaaaagcaATCGCAACCACGTTTTCAAACAAGCGATTAGGCCTACCACGCTGAGCTGCctcaccatttttcttttttcttttttcaaattctgCTTTTTCTTcggttttctctttttttttctattattattattattatttgattagttTCTTTGATCTTCATAAGATTCTTGAAAATCTTTGttcccttcaaataaaatttgagataaactaaatatgatttttctatttttaatttgagcTCAAAACCCATCTTTATAATTGTATTAAATGcttatttaacaatttaattttttttaactcatttatttcttttagatCCACCCATccttatcttatataaaaaattacatcaaatgtTCCGAACTTATTTTAATCTAAGAATTAATTGATCCTTCCTCAATGTTTTTCCACTGCTTCccttaatttaagattttatataatttctttcatcaatttcttttcatatttaaagttttttcttttaattatgaaaacccttttaaaataatatttagatttcaccattaaatttataattagagtaaaaaaaaatagatttaatgcATATAACTATAGTATCGATTTAAAATGGgcttgaattataatttatccaaAACTCTCAACAAATTATACAGTCCCGCAACACTGAGCGTGCTTGCTAGTTATTTACTATGAGCAGATGACTGCTACAAGAAAGCTTGTAAACTAATTGTAAGTCGGAAAAAGTTACAATGACTCTATCATATGATCTCTCAACCTCAAAATTTCCAAATGTTGGATCCATGGATGTTGGCTATAGCTCAAAAATTCGAACTTCACATATGAAGTATCCCCTAAACTAGCCAGAAGAACAAGCAAAAAGAATGGCTCCTGTTCTAATATACGATGACAAGCTGCTTCCCTGTTCGGCGATCGATTTTCTAGAAAAGGATGTTCACTTCCTTTTCATTCATCTCATATACATGATCCCTTGCATCGGTGAGAGCACTCTGCATGGTATAATAGTTTTCCTCCATTAAAAACaccagaaaaacaaaatgacagACGTACATTGAAGGAAGTGAGGGGGTTACCTGCCCAAATTTTGTAAGGAAGTTATTTCCGAGATTTAGAGAGGTGATTTTTACATCTTCATTTGCCTTGAGGGCTTGAGCAATggcaaaagccccatcatcctGCATGCAAAATCAATATGAAACGGGGCAAAATGCTGCTGATTTGTAAATAAAGATTCGATAAAAGAACAATTCATTACTCTTATTTCATTAAATCCTAAGTCAAGCTCGGTTAGAACTTCATTGACAACTTTCAAGCTGCGCGCCAGACAAACTGCACCCTGCACACATTTTAATTTGATGGAAAATGGAAAATGAGTAAATAGAATTGAGTGACCAAAATGGCCCAAAAgcccttaaaaataataatctacaGGGACAAACTTCATCTCTGAGCCCATTTCCTCGCAAGTCCAGAATCGAAATTGTATTGTTGTATTTCAAAGTATCTGCAATGTACTCTGAGCCCTTTGCTCCTATCTGCAATAAATTTACATGTCATGTTATTAATCctaatttcaataaactataTAGATTGAGTCATGCTATTGGCAGTACCTATACTTTTACAAGCACATTCTTAGTTTCTTAATGTGCTGCTTATAAATTAGGAAACCATCAAAGTATTATGAACGTATATGGATCTACCTGGCACCAACCCAGCTTTAGTGCTTTCACATTTCCATGAAACTTAAGAATTTCTGATAACACCTTCATTCCATCTGGTCCGAAGGGATTATAACCGATTTCCAACTGAGAGAAGGGGGGTGAGGGTGGGGGTGGGGAGAGAGTTATCATATCCAAActgaaagaacaaaaagatcAAATCATGGTAAAGGACTTACCGTTGTGATGACAGTGTTATCTTTTAAAACTTGAGCTATTTCACTTATTCCCTTGGCGTGTATGTTATTTCCTCCCTGTAGTCTCAGCAATAATTCAAGAGCTCTTGAAAAAGTGATAAATGGACGCAAATGAGAGATTATTACAGTAAGGCATTCTCATCTTACCAGGTCTATAATTGCTACACTACGGTTTTGCTTCAAAGCATCAGCAATCTTTTCAGCACCCTGAAAAAATTACAGGAAATAATAACATAGTGCAAGTCAATGTTAAAGAGCAATTTCAGCATTAAATCGATTACAATAAAAAACGAAGAAAAGAAGCTGTATAATAGATGTGGATATTCTCACTGTTTCATTACCTCATCACCTATGTCATTCATGTACATGTTCAACCAAAATAAGCTCTTGCTCCTTTTGACATACTCGGCAACATGAAAGGCACCTTTTGCACTAATTGAGTTGTTGCCAATGTCTAGATGCGTAAGTTTtgctgaagaaaaaatattttagatttttttttctttttggataatTGTAATTGATAACTAGAATTATATAAGTTATATGTCTAGATGCGTATACCTTTGGTTGAAGATAAACCTGACATCAAGGCACGAACTCCTTCATCTCCAATAGAATTTCCTTGCAAGTGAAGTTCCTGAACAAAATAATCTAGCTATGAATCTCGTTTCCATGTTAAGGCAAGATCTATATAGCACTGGTATTTCATCAgaaactaacaaaacaaaactaagacAAGTATTCAATAGGGAACTTCCCATATTACCAAATAAAGATAAGAATACAATGCAAAAGCTGGTTTCACTCAACCTGCAGAATTACTACATCCttgtaacctttttttttgtttttcattgtggTAGGTGTAACGTTTTCACTGAGAAAAGGGTTGTctgcaaaattttttttaaaaagaataaatactGAACTCATCCATTTCTATTGGGAGAATCTCTATTTGAATAATCCACATCCAGTTGGAATATCTAATTCAACTATTTGATTCAGGCCTGTTACAAAGCAAATCTTTATGAAGACTGAATGATGATATTTTTCCATCCCTTCAAAAACACAAGCAAAGACAGTAAATCCCATATTACATGCCTTGACTTTTACACAGTTTCTCAGATAATTCTCAATATCATCTACATCATCAAAGTCTCAATTCACTGGGAACCTGTTTTCCAAAGATTGCAGCATGGAGGCTAATAAATTGATCCTCTGATCTAAACCAACTTCAATTGTTTCTAATGTAACAAGTTGTGATTAATTAAACctgaaaaactaaaattatggATTGGAAACTATCCACATCCAAACTTTCTTGATGTCAAGGTTTTCAAACTGAACTTCATCAACAATCAGTGAACATAGGTAACTCATTAAACTGGCTGTTGAGCTATGTATTGTACATTTGCAACTTATGAAACATGACTTGTAATTTTGATGATTCTAGTTTAGTGTTACAGATGTAATTATTAGGTAGAATATTCCACATACACAAAATGAAACATATAGGAGCACAACTCCACCCATGTAGAATATAgagaattgcaaaaaaaaaaaaatacagaaaatttACATACTCGTAAAGACTTGTTCCCCTCGAGCCCTTTAGCCAAAGCATTAGCCCCCAAAGCGCCACCATAATTTCCACTTAACAATAATAGAATGtcaatcaaaataacataaagaAAGAAGTTAATATGAAATACATATCTAAAGCTGTCAAGAACTTGTCCAGCTAA is a window of Populus nigra chromosome 10, ddPopNigr1.1, whole genome shotgun sequence DNA encoding:
- the LOC133706011 gene encoding uncharacterized protein LOC133706011 isoform X3 yields the protein MPKPARSSLSAAENKSPEKGMKWSFAPGTNLLSGFTAKVDRESKQKLNEFAKQLRAFRSVDMSGCNFGDEGLFFLAESLAYNQILEEVSFAANGITAEGTKAFDRVLQSNISLKTLNISGNPIGDEGAKILCEILVDNAGIEKLQLNSADLGDEGAKAIADLLKKSSTLRVVELNNNMIDYSGFTSLAGALLENNAVRSIYLNGNYGGALGANALAKGLEGNKSLRELHLQGNSIGDEGVRALMSGLSSTKAKLTHLDIGNNSISAKGAFHVAEYVKRSKSLFWLNMYMNDIGDEGAEKIADALKQNRSVAIIDLGGNNIHAKGISEIAQVLKDNTVITTLEIGYNPFGPDGMKVLSEILKFHGNVKALKLGWCQIGAKGSEYIADTLKYNNTISILDLRGNGLRDEGAVCLARSLKVVNEVLTELDLGFNEIRDDGAFAIAQALKANEDVKITSLNLGNNFLTKFGQSALTDARDHVYEMNEKEVNILF